A single genomic interval of Mucilaginibacter robiniae harbors:
- the bglX gene encoding beta-glucosidase BglX has protein sequence MNLCKTIVASCLTAAIGFTAIAQKKTDPKMDAFISNLMGKMTLDEKIGQLNLPSIGFDITGPILSEGVEEKIQQGMVGGVFNTYTPTAVRKLQQYAVNKTRLKIPLLFGYDVIHGHKTIFPIPLGLSSSWDMPLIEQTARTAAEEATADGLNWVFSPMVDIARDPRWGRVSEGSGEDTWLGSQIARAMVKGYQGNDLAAKNTVLACVKHFALYGAVEAGRDYNVVDMSERKMFEYYLPPYKAAIDAGAATVMSSFNEINGVPAAANQWLLTDLLRKQWGFDGMVATDYTAIMELMNHGVGNEEEVAKLALVAGNDMDMVSEIFLKRLKQLVNEKKLNVSYVDLACRRVLEAKYKLGLFTDPYRYVSESRAKKEIMNAAKLQLAKEAAEKSMVLLKNENDVLPLKADASIAFVGPLVKDQRDLIGNWSGAGDWKKAASFWDAIQAQYLNNKFVYAKGCNITDDQKIINKLNPHDAQIVLDNKTPQQLIDEAVAAAKNANVVVAFLGEPFGMSGEAASRSDISLPENQQALLKALKATGKPVVLVLMNGRPLTLQWENNNLNAILETWFAGTKAGEAITDVLFGKYNPSGKLSMTFPRSVGQIPIYYNAKSTGRPIDEQQKYTSKYLDIPNTPLYPFGYGLSYTTFNYSAIQLDKTTINGANDKLTASITITNTGNVAGQETAQLYIRDMVGSVTRPLKELKGFQKVTLKPGESKTVSFTISPADLMFYDINMKYTYEPGAFKVFIGGNSQEVKEADFKVE, from the coding sequence ATGAACTTGTGTAAAACTATTGTAGCATCATGTTTAACAGCTGCTATTGGCTTTACAGCTATAGCACAGAAGAAAACCGATCCTAAAATGGATGCCTTTATCAGCAACCTAATGGGCAAAATGACCTTGGATGAAAAAATAGGCCAGTTGAATTTACCCTCAATTGGATTTGATATAACCGGTCCTATTTTAAGTGAAGGCGTGGAAGAAAAGATACAGCAAGGCATGGTAGGCGGCGTGTTCAATACCTACACACCTACAGCTGTGCGTAAATTACAGCAATATGCTGTAAATAAAACCCGTTTAAAAATTCCTTTACTTTTTGGATATGATGTTATTCACGGACATAAAACTATTTTTCCTATACCGCTGGGCTTATCATCCAGTTGGGATATGCCTTTGATTGAACAAACGGCCCGTACAGCTGCCGAAGAAGCTACGGCAGATGGTTTGAACTGGGTGTTTTCACCTATGGTTGATATTGCGCGCGATCCGCGATGGGGGCGTGTATCGGAAGGATCTGGTGAAGATACTTGGCTGGGTTCGCAAATTGCACGAGCCATGGTAAAAGGTTATCAGGGCAATGATTTGGCCGCCAAGAACACCGTGCTGGCCTGTGTAAAGCACTTTGCTTTGTATGGCGCTGTTGAGGCCGGACGCGATTACAACGTGGTAGATATGAGCGAACGTAAAATGTTTGAATACTATCTGCCTCCATATAAAGCAGCTATCGATGCTGGTGCTGCTACAGTGATGAGTTCATTTAATGAAATTAATGGTGTACCTGCCGCCGCTAACCAGTGGCTCTTAACCGATTTATTGCGCAAACAATGGGGCTTTGATGGTATGGTAGCTACTGATTATACCGCCATTATGGAACTGATGAATCATGGAGTAGGTAATGAAGAGGAAGTAGCTAAACTAGCGCTAGTAGCTGGTAACGATATGGATATGGTGAGCGAGATTTTCCTGAAAAGGCTAAAACAACTAGTGAATGAAAAAAAGCTTAATGTGAGCTATGTTGATTTAGCCTGCCGCCGTGTACTGGAAGCTAAGTATAAGTTAGGCCTGTTTACCGACCCATATCGTTACGTAAGCGAATCGAGAGCAAAAAAAGAAATTATGAATGCTGCTAAGTTACAACTAGCAAAAGAAGCAGCTGAAAAAAGCATGGTGTTGCTTAAAAACGAAAATGATGTTTTGCCACTTAAAGCTGACGCCAGCATTGCCTTTGTTGGGCCGCTGGTGAAGGATCAGCGTGATTTAATTGGCAATTGGAGTGGGGCAGGCGACTGGAAAAAGGCTGCCAGTTTCTGGGATGCAATACAGGCACAATATCTAAACAATAAATTTGTTTATGCCAAAGGGTGCAACATTACTGACGATCAGAAAATTATCAACAAACTGAACCCGCATGATGCCCAGATTGTGCTAGATAACAAAACACCGCAGCAGTTGATTGATGAAGCTGTTGCAGCCGCTAAAAACGCCAATGTAGTAGTAGCCTTTTTAGGTGAACCTTTTGGCATGTCGGGAGAAGCTGCCAGCCGTAGCGACATTAGCTTGCCGGAAAATCAACAAGCATTGCTAAAAGCTCTAAAAGCTACAGGTAAGCCTGTTGTGCTGGTATTAATGAACGGTAGACCGTTAACTTTGCAATGGGAAAATAATAATCTAAATGCTATTTTGGAAACTTGGTTTGCTGGTACCAAAGCTGGTGAAGCCATTACCGATGTTCTGTTTGGTAAATACAATCCATCTGGAAAGTTAAGCATGACCTTTCCGCGTAGTGTAGGTCAGATTCCAATCTACTACAATGCGAAAAGCACAGGCCGTCCTATTGATGAGCAACAAAAATATACTTCTAAATATCTGGACATTCCAAATACACCATTATATCCATTTGGTTATGGGTTAAGTTATACCACTTTCAATTATAGTGCTATTCAACTGGACAAAACAACCATAAACGGTGCTAATGATAAACTTACTGCAAGTATTACTATCACCAACACAGGTAATGTAGCCGGACAGGAAACCGCACAGTTATACATTCGTGATATGGTAGGTTCTGTAACCCGTCCACTTAAAGAGCTGAAAGGCTTCCAAAAAGTAACTTTAAAGCCCGGTGAATCAAAAACGGTTAGCTTTACAATTAGTCCGGCTGATTTAATGTTTTACGATATTAATATGAAGTACACTTATGAACCTGGTGCTTTCAAGGTATTTATAGGTGGCAACTCACAAGAGGTTAAAGAAGCTGATTTTAAAGTAGAGTAG